TGTCGAGCACCAGCAGGTCGCTCGCCGGGTTCTCCTGCACGGCCTCGACCCGGCCCCGGGACGTGCCGTCGGCCTCGACGACCTCGGCACCGACGAGCTCGTGCACCCACAGGGCGTCGGGGTCGGTGTCGGCGATGGACTCGGCCCGCAGCACGGCACCCACGATGGCATCGGTGTCCTCGCGCCGCGAGAACCCGTCGAACGCCACGATCCAGCGATGGTGGTGCGGGGTGGAGGAGACCACCACGACCTCACGGTCGCCGGCCACCAGCCGTGCCCCCTCGGCCACCCGCGCCTTCTCGGTGGTCGTCAGCGTGACGACCACCTCACCGCGCAGGCCATGGGGCTTGTCGACCTTGCCCACCTCGAGGAGGGTCATCGGGCCGCTCGCCTCAGTCAACGAACTCCACGTCGAGCTCGAGGCCGTCGCGGACGGCAGCCGCGCGCACGACGGTGCGGATCGACTGCGCGACCCGGCCCCGCTTGCCGATGACCCGGCCCATGTCGCCGTCGCCGACGTGCACGTTCAGCGCGGGGCGCCGGCCACGGTCGTCGAGCTCGACGGAGACGGCGTCGGGGTCCTCGACCAGCGCCTTGACGACGTACTCGAGCACCGTGCGGGCGGTGGTGGCGTCGACCGCGCCGTCGTCGGCTCCGGACTCGGTGGTGTCGGTGGTGTCGGCCTCGCTCACGACGCGGTGCCGGCGAAGTCGTCCATCGCCCCGGAGATCTTGAGGAGCTTGGCCACGGCCTCGGTGGGCTGGGCGCCCTTCTTCAGCCAGGCGACGGCCTTGTCGTTGTCGACGGTGATGGCCGACGGCTCCCGGCGGGGGTCGTAGTGACCCAGGATCTCGATGAACCGGCCGTTGCGAGGTGACCGCGCATCAGCGGCCACGATGCGATACGTCGGCTGCTTGGTCTTTCCCATCCGCATGAGGCGGAGCTTTACCACGGCGTTCTTCTCTCTACTCGTTGTCGTCGACGGCGACGGGGTACCCGGCGCACGGTGCCCGGGCACGGCGCACAGGAGACGGACAATGGTGTGGCACGCGCCCGGTGCGGGGCAAGTCCGTCGGCCGAGACTAGCTGGATCAGCCCTTCTTGCGGCGCGGCGGACCGGCACCGAGGTCGGGGAGGCCCCCTCCCCCGCCGGGCCCGCCGAGGCCCGGGAAGGCGCCGCCGCCCTGCTGCAGCGACGCCGGATCGAGGTCGGGGAGGCGCAGCGGGGCCTTCGTCTTGGGGGCCACCCGGCCGCCGCTGGTGCGGCCACCGGGGCCCTTGCCCTTCTTGCCCTTGGCCGCCTTGCGGCGGGACTTGGCCACCTTCTTCGAGCCCATGCCTCCCATGCGCTTCATCATCTTGGAGACCTCCTTGAACTGCTTGACCAGCTCGGAGACCTGATGGGGGTCGGTGCCCGACCCCCGGGCGATGCGCTCGCGCCGCGAGGCGTCGATGAGGTCGGGGTCGACCCGCTCGGTGGTGGTCATGGACCGGATGATCGCCTCGATGCGGGCGATCTCACGGTCGTCGATCTCGGCGTTGCGGACCTCCTTGGGCACCCCCGGCATCATCCCGAGCAGACCGGACAGCGGGCCCATCTTCTTGAGCTGCTGCATCTGGTCGAGGAAGTCGTCGAAGGTGAACTGCCCCTCGAGGAGCTTGGTCGCCGCCTCCTCGGCCTGGTCCTGCTCGAAGACCTCCTCGGCCTTCTCGATCAGGGTGAGCATGTCGCCCATCCCGAGGATCCGACCGGCGAGGCGGTCGGGGTGGAAGAGGTCGAAGTCCTTGATCTTCTCGCCGGTGGAGGCGAAGGCGATGGGCCGCCCCACCACCTCCTTGACGCTGAGGGCGGCACCGCCGCGGGCGTCGCCGTCGAGCTTGGTGAGGATGACGCCGTCGAGCTCCAGCGTGGCGTGGAACGCCTCGGCGGTGGCCACCGCGTCCTGGCCGGTCATGGCGTCGATGACGAGGAACGTGTAGTCCGGGCTCACGGCCCCGGAGATGCGCCGCACCTCGTCCATGAGGTCGGCGTCGATGGCGAGGCGCCCGGCGGTGTCGACGATGACCACGTCGCGACCGGTGCGGCGGGCTTCGGCCACCGCGCCGCTGGCGACGGCGACCGGATCGGTGTCCTCGCTCCAGACCGGGACCTCGATCTGGCGCCCGAGCGTGCGCAGCTGCTCGACGGCCGCGGGGCGCTGCAGGTCGGCGCCGACCAACAGCGGGTGGCGTCCCTGGCGCTTGAACCAGCTGGCCAGCTTGGCCGAGTTGGTGGTCTTGCCCGAGCCCTGCAGGCCGGCCATGAGCACGACGGTGGGCGGCTTGGAGCTGAAGGTGATCTTGATGGTCTCGCCGCCGAGGGTGGCGGTGAGCTCCTCGTTGACGATCTTGACGACCTGCTGGCCCGGGTTCAGCGCCCCGGAGAGCTCCTCGCCCACGCAGCGCTCGCGCACCCGCTCGACGAAGCCCTTGACCACGGTGAAGTTGACGTCGGCCTCGAGCAGGGCCCGCCGGATCTCCCGCAGGGCCTCGTCGACGTCGGCCTCGGTGAGCCGCCCCTTGCTGCGGAGACGCCCGAGGACCCCTTCGAAGCGGTCCGAGAGGGTCTCGAACATCAGGCGTCGCCGCTGGTGTCGGAGGCATCGTCGCCGGCGGTCTCGCCGAGCACGTGGGAGACCTCGGCGTCGAGGGCGGCGGTCTCCGGGTCGAGCTCGGTGTCGCCGGCCTCGACCTCGTCGACGGTGACCGTCTCGGTGACCACGGTGCCGTCGGCGGTCTCCTCGGTGACGACGACGTCGTCGATCACCATGGTGCCGTCGGCGGTCTCGGCGACCACGACGGTCTCGTCGACGCTGACCGAGCCGACCTGGTCGGAGCGGTCGCGGGACGGGCTCCACGCCGACCCGGAGGCGTCGTCGCCCGACGGCGTCGAGGGCCCGAGCCGCCGGCCGATGGCGATGCCGCCGGCGACACCCAGGGCCAACACCACGAGGGCCTTCAGCCCGAGGGCCCGACCGGCGACGACGCTGCCCTTCACGGGCAGCGCGCCGGCCTTGTAGCCGGTCTTGAAGGTGAAGCCCACGGTGGCCAGCACCAGCTTCACGGGGAGCACGACCAGACGGACGAGCACCTTGACGGGGACGGTGATGAGCTTCACGAGAACAGTGCCTCCACGAATTCGTCGGCATCGAAGGGAACCAGGTCGTCGGCACCCTCACCGAGACCCACCAGCTTGACCGGGATTCCTAGCTGTGTCTGGATGGCCACGACGATCCCGCCCTTGGCCGAGCCGTCGAGCTTGGTGAGGACCACGCCGGTGACCTCGACGGCCTCGGTGAACTGGCTGGCCTGCACCAACCCGTTCTGGCCGGTCGTGGCGTCGAGCACCAGCAACACCTCGGTCACGGTACCGGCACCCTTGTCGGACACCCGACGGACCTTGCGCAGCTCGTCCATGAGGTTGACCTTGGTGTGCAACCGTCCGGCGGTGTCGGCCAGCACCAGGTCGGCGTCTCGGGCGGCGGCGGCCTCGACGGCGTCGAAGATGACGGCGCTGGGGTCGCCCCCCTCGCTGCCTCGGACCAGGTGGGCGCCCGAGCGTTCGGCCCACATGCCGAGCTGCTCGGCCGCCGCGGCCCGGAAGGTGTCGCCGGCGGCCATGACCACGCTGTGGCCGGCGTCGGCCTCGCGCTTGCCCAGCTTGCCGATGGTGGTGGTCTTGCCCACCCCGTTCACCCCGACGAAGAGCCACACGGTGGGGCCGGCGCCGTCGG
The window above is part of the Rhabdothermincola salaria genome. Proteins encoded here:
- the rimM gene encoding ribosome maturation factor RimM (Essential for efficient processing of 16S rRNA) — translated: MTLLEVGKVDKPHGLRGEVVVTLTTTEKARVAEGARLVAGDREVVVVSSTPHHHRWIVAFDGFSRREDTDAIVGAVLRAESIADTDPDALWVHELVGAEVVEADGTSRGRVEAVQENPASDLLVLDTGALVPLTFVVEHTPAGRVVVDVPAGLFDLLDG
- a CDS encoding KH domain-containing protein, giving the protein MSEADTTDTTESGADDGAVDATTARTVLEYVVKALVEDPDAVSVELDDRGRRPALNVHVGDGDMGRVIGKRGRVAQSIRTVVRAAAVRDGLELDVEFVD
- the rpsP gene encoding 30S ribosomal protein S16, producing MVKLRLMRMGKTKQPTYRIVAADARSPRNGRFIEILGHYDPRREPSAITVDNDKAVAWLKKGAQPTEAVAKLLKISGAMDDFAGTAS
- the ffh gene encoding signal recognition particle protein gives rise to the protein MFETLSDRFEGVLGRLRSKGRLTEADVDEALREIRRALLEADVNFTVVKGFVERVRERCVGEELSGALNPGQQVVKIVNEELTATLGGETIKITFSSKPPTVVLMAGLQGSGKTTNSAKLASWFKRQGRHPLLVGADLQRPAAVEQLRTLGRQIEVPVWSEDTDPVAVASGAVAEARRTGRDVVIVDTAGRLAIDADLMDEVRRISGAVSPDYTFLVIDAMTGQDAVATAEAFHATLELDGVILTKLDGDARGGAALSVKEVVGRPIAFASTGEKIKDFDLFHPDRLAGRILGMGDMLTLIEKAEEVFEQDQAEEAATKLLEGQFTFDDFLDQMQQLKKMGPLSGLLGMMPGVPKEVRNAEIDDREIARIEAIIRSMTTTERVDPDLIDASRRERIARGSGTDPHQVSELVKQFKEVSKMMKRMGGMGSKKVAKSRRKAAKGKKGKGPGGRTSGGRVAPKTKAPLRLPDLDPASLQQGGGAFPGLGGPGGGGGLPDLGAGPPRRKKG
- the ftsY gene encoding signal recognition particle-docking protein FtsY; amino-acid sequence: MELVVILVAIAVLGVLFGTGFALVRSRRRDQSTLEEPPPRRAVPPEAATGTLVEEPPTDSAGPVVDEPPAPDTVTEDEAAVIAEAEAAAAAALVEPPEVVRPRFRDRLGKARGLLSGYVGSLTGRTKIDEDTWDELEEALIRADVGVEATQDLLDHLRTQVKAQGLTDGAQLLEALKAELKARLGGFELDLALADGAGPTVWLFVGVNGVGKTTTIGKLGKREADAGHSVVMAAGDTFRAAAAEQLGMWAERSGAHLVRGSEGGDPSAVIFDAVEAAAARDADLVLADTAGRLHTKVNLMDELRKVRRVSDKGAGTVTEVLLVLDATTGQNGLVQASQFTEAVEVTGVVLTKLDGSAKGGIVVAIQTQLGIPVKLVGLGEGADDLVPFDADEFVEALFS